One window from the genome of Rhodopseudomonas sp. P2A-2r encodes:
- a CDS encoding tyrosine-type recombinase/integrase has product MTKSIHRLSESAVRSAINEGTEAKLPDGGGLRLDVKGGNASWMFRYVAPGSRKERYMGLGSAKAVSLDAARQLAVVARDLIKSGLDPIVERDRQPEAEQAGKGRIPTFEIAAERYIATHESEWKNSKHRQQWRNSLVTYAYPKIGSTLVNDLTTDDVAEMLKPIWLTKRETAARVRGRVEMVINATIAKKERAEANPALWGVVRHLLPLQRRKGSVKHHAALPYSQMPLFMKTLLADKSNAALALRFLIFTAARYSEAALARWDEVDLRGALWAVPADRMKAGLLHEVPLSGQAIAALQEAKRRFGDKGLIFPGQKPGKPLSDAAFSQAIDRNSIEHATTHGFRSTFRDWAGDETDVQREVVEAALAHSVGNEVEKAYRRGTALAKRKLLMTAWADYCASKVATGT; this is encoded by the coding sequence ATGACGAAATCGATCCACCGGCTTAGTGAAAGCGCGGTCCGCTCCGCCATCAACGAAGGCACCGAAGCCAAACTGCCAGACGGCGGCGGGCTGCGGCTCGACGTGAAAGGCGGCAACGCGTCGTGGATGTTCCGGTACGTCGCTCCGGGTTCTCGCAAGGAACGTTACATGGGGCTGGGGTCTGCAAAGGCTGTCAGCCTAGACGCTGCACGCCAGCTCGCCGTTGTAGCCCGCGACCTGATCAAATCGGGCCTCGACCCCATAGTCGAGCGGGACCGCCAACCAGAGGCCGAACAGGCCGGGAAGGGTCGAATCCCCACCTTCGAAATTGCCGCAGAACGTTACATCGCGACCCACGAATCGGAATGGAAGAACAGCAAGCACCGGCAGCAGTGGCGCAACTCGCTGGTGACCTACGCTTACCCCAAGATAGGCAGCACCCTGGTCAACGACCTGACCACCGACGACGTCGCCGAAATGCTGAAACCGATCTGGCTGACCAAGCGGGAAACCGCCGCTCGCGTTCGGGGCCGCGTTGAAATGGTCATCAATGCCACCATCGCAAAGAAGGAAAGGGCAGAGGCGAACCCGGCGCTGTGGGGCGTCGTTCGGCATCTGCTCCCGCTGCAACGGCGCAAGGGTAGCGTGAAGCACCACGCGGCCCTGCCATACAGTCAGATGCCGCTATTCATGAAGACCTTGCTTGCCGACAAGTCGAATGCGGCGCTCGCGCTGCGTTTCCTGATCTTCACTGCGGCCCGCTACAGCGAGGCAGCGTTAGCACGATGGGACGAAGTCGATTTGAGGGGCGCGCTGTGGGCCGTCCCGGCTGATCGGATGAAGGCTGGACTACTGCACGAAGTGCCGCTCTCAGGTCAAGCAATCGCGGCGCTACAGGAAGCGAAACGACGTTTCGGCGACAAGGGCCTGATCTTCCCCGGTCAGAAGCCCGGCAAGCCGCTAAGCGATGCGGCGTTCAGTCAGGCCATAGACCGTAACTCAATTGAACACGCGACCACGCACGGCTTCCGCTCGACCTTCCGCGATTGGGCAGGTGATGAAACAGACGTGCAGCGTGAAGTCGTTGAGGCCGCGTTGGCGCACAGCGTCGGCAATGAAGTCGAAAAGGCTTACAGGCGCGGCACTGCGCTCGCTAAGCGCAAGCTGTTGATGACGG